In Nitrospiria bacterium, a single genomic region encodes these proteins:
- a CDS encoding glycosyltransferase family 9 protein → MEFKNILILHPGGLGDVVLSLPTLRVLRQRFPEATFTLAGNRSFLEILNFSQNIWSLDGKDIALLFTCDPHQRKDIQKFFSPFNLVISWMGGAGGVVEENLKAVGVKKILVATPIQKMRKRIKTREGESFNTTHASQAYLNTLIPLGIDERVRGCSLYLKHEDLISGDFELKNRKIPFREKPFAVIHIGSGGVKKRWPLQQFSKIVFWLQKNLNLPSLFLTGPAEEDLVDHLYKDIQTSPENHFHNLPLKVVGAIIKRSCFYLGCDSGVSHLAAALGVPTYVIFGPTHPKEWAPIGEKVIIIGPRKNGYPVSKSGIGGVNNFWPSSDNVQTAIASGFWE, encoded by the coding sequence GTGGAATTCAAAAATATCCTGATTCTTCATCCGGGAGGACTTGGGGATGTGGTTTTATCGTTACCGACGCTTCGGGTTTTGCGTCAGCGTTTTCCTGAAGCCACATTTACGTTGGCCGGAAACCGTTCCTTCCTTGAAATCTTAAATTTTTCACAAAATATTTGGTCTTTGGATGGGAAAGATATCGCTTTGCTTTTTACTTGTGATCCCCACCAACGAAAAGACATTCAAAAATTTTTTTCCCCATTTAATTTAGTGATTTCATGGATGGGGGGAGCCGGCGGGGTTGTTGAGGAAAACCTCAAGGCCGTTGGTGTAAAAAAAATATTAGTGGCTACCCCCATTCAAAAAATGAGGAAAAGAATTAAAACCCGTGAGGGCGAGAGCTTCAATACCACGCATGCGTCTCAAGCTTATTTGAACACCCTTATTCCCCTGGGAATTGATGAGCGGGTTCGAGGATGTTCATTGTATTTAAAACATGAGGATTTAATCTCTGGAGATTTTGAATTAAAAAACCGTAAGATTCCGTTTCGGGAAAAACCTTTTGCGGTGATTCATATTGGAAGTGGGGGGGTCAAAAAGCGCTGGCCTCTCCAGCAATTTTCCAAAATTGTATTTTGGCTCCAGAAAAATCTAAACCTCCCTTCCCTTTTTTTGACCGGTCCCGCGGAGGAAGACCTGGTCGATCATTTATACAAGGACATCCAAACATCCCCCGAAAATCATTTTCATAATTTACCTTTAAAGGTGGTTGGGGCCATCATTAAAAGATCCTGTTTTTATTTGGGATGTGATTCAGGGGTCAGCCATTTGGCCGCAGCCCTTGGTGTCCCCACCTATGTTATTTTTGGGCCCACCCATCCTAAAGAATGGGCGCCCATTGGAGAGAAGGTGATCATCATTGGGCCCAGGAAAAATGGGTATCCGGTTTCAAAATCTGGAATTGGGGGGGTTAACAATTTTTGGCCTTCTTCCGATAACGTTCAAACGGCGATCGCATCTGGCTTTTGGGAATGA
- a CDS encoding DsbA family protein: MPLPIKVDYYTDPLCSWCYAMEETLDQIKHFFGPRIDIRYKMFPLFEDVMEVMTPLKLWTIADRWAVVSKKTRVPIDSGLWYEDPPQSAWPPCIAYKAAEHQNKEKAETFLKLLRIAAMTQRKNISKHEIQIELVKKAGLDPIAFETRVQKEELKQEVAMDVQEAEGHGIDVRPTMIFSNAQGDRVITAGLRSFILFQHAIEALDAE; encoded by the coding sequence GTGCCATTACCCATCAAAGTTGATTACTATACGGACCCCCTGTGCTCCTGGTGTTATGCCATGGAAGAAACACTGGATCAAATAAAACACTTTTTCGGCCCCCGAATTGATATCCGCTACAAAATGTTTCCTCTTTTTGAAGACGTTATGGAAGTCATGACCCCCCTTAAACTTTGGACAATTGCCGATCGGTGGGCTGTGGTGTCCAAAAAAACGAGGGTTCCCATTGATTCTGGTCTTTGGTATGAAGATCCCCCCCAATCCGCCTGGCCTCCCTGCATCGCGTATAAGGCGGCAGAACATCAAAATAAAGAAAAAGCCGAAACCTTCTTAAAACTCCTCCGAATCGCTGCAATGACCCAACGAAAAAATATTTCGAAACATGAAATACAAATTGAATTGGTCAAGAAAGCGGGCCTGGACCCCATTGCGTTTGAAACCAGGGTCCAAAAAGAAGAATTAAAACAAGAAGTGGCCATGGATGTTCAAGAAGCAGAGGGTCATGGAATTGATGTCCGCCCTACCATGATTTTTTCAAATGCTCAAGGAGACAGGGTCATCACTGCTGGACTTCGGTCCTTCATCCTTTTTCAACACGCCATTGAAGCCCTTGATGCGGAATAA
- a CDS encoding fatty acid desaturase encodes MSVSTMKIDKPVRRNLSFDWVNTLFLTLTPLVALIGLPIYVYYWDIPLPVFWVFAFYLAATGLSITAGYHRYFSHRSFTAKPIVKLFFLIFGAAACQNSALKWASDHRNHHRYVDNEGDPYNIRLGFFYAHMGWVLMRDPNKTVENARDLSEDPMVRWQHKYYIPLAIGVGGGVPLLIGFLFNAPLGCFLLAGVARTVIVHHCTFLINSLCHFMGKQPYSLKDSSRDSALVALVTYGEGYHNFHHRFQFDYRNGVRWYHFDPSKWLIKTLEIFGLTGNLKTASEVHIFKARLEVQKEKVQQNLTGFSEDFRELMEKKVHATHDKLLLAYERLGNLKKEYRLFKDSVDAKRGEMILKIKNDLQKERSHFKEIYDSWALLVQEC; translated from the coding sequence ATGTCTGTTTCCACCATGAAAATTGACAAGCCCGTTCGTAGGAATCTTTCATTCGATTGGGTGAATACCTTATTTTTGACCTTAACCCCTTTAGTGGCTCTTATCGGGTTGCCGATTTATGTATATTATTGGGATATACCTCTTCCTGTTTTTTGGGTTTTTGCTTTTTACCTGGCTGCAACGGGCTTATCCATTACCGCAGGATATCACCGGTATTTTTCCCATCGGTCCTTTACCGCTAAACCCATTGTAAAACTTTTTTTCCTTATTTTTGGGGCTGCAGCTTGCCAAAATTCCGCACTGAAGTGGGCCTCGGATCACCGAAATCACCACCGGTATGTTGACAATGAGGGTGACCCATATAATATCCGGTTAGGGTTTTTCTATGCGCATATGGGATGGGTTTTAATGAGGGACCCTAATAAAACGGTAGAGAATGCTCGGGACCTTTCTGAAGACCCTATGGTGCGGTGGCAGCACAAGTATTATATTCCCCTGGCGATTGGGGTAGGCGGGGGAGTTCCATTGCTGATCGGTTTTCTATTCAATGCTCCCCTTGGGTGTTTTTTGTTGGCCGGAGTTGCCCGGACGGTGATTGTCCATCACTGCACCTTTTTAATTAACTCCTTGTGCCATTTTATGGGAAAACAACCCTATTCCTTGAAAGACTCTTCGCGGGATAGTGCATTGGTTGCATTAGTGACCTACGGGGAAGGGTATCACAACTTTCATCACCGTTTTCAATTTGATTACAGAAATGGGGTGCGCTGGTATCATTTTGATCCTTCAAAGTGGCTGATTAAAACCCTTGAAATATTCGGTTTGACAGGAAATCTAAAAACGGCCTCAGAGGTTCATATTTTTAAAGCTCGCTTGGAGGTGCAGAAAGAAAAAGTTCAGCAAAATCTGACGGGTTTTTCGGAAGATTTTCGGGAATTGATGGAAAAAAAGGTTCATGCTACTCACGATAAGCTGTTATTGGCTTATGAACGATTGGGAAATCTTAAAAAAGAATATCGCTTGTTTAAAGATTCCGTTGATGCGAAGAGGGGAGAGATGATTCTTAAAATAAAAAACGATCTTCAAAAAGAAAGATCTCATTTCAAGGAAATTTATGATTCCTGGGCACTGTTGGTTCAAGAGTGCTAA
- a CDS encoding dipeptide ABC transporter ATP-binding protein, with amino-acid sequence MIGSNPSVQNQPLLSVHNLKKRFPVKEGGFGQQKKWIHAVDGVSLSLQRGEVLGLVGESGCGKSTLGRLILRLMDPTEGKIVFQGEDITHLSQRNLKKFRKKIQIIFQDPYASLNPRMTIGQILEEPLMVHGLGNRQERKNQVVQLLEKVGLSPDAQMRYPHEFSGGQRQRIGIARALSLKPELIVADEPVSSLDVSIQAQVINLLQDLQEEFHLSLLFIAHDLNMVRHMSDQVAVMYLGRIVEMATAKDLYTRPQHPYTQALLNSIPQADPKVKRNRNLLEGDLPSPIDLPKGCRFYSRCQKRIPECLKEDPPLEEGPQNHFTACILV; translated from the coding sequence ATGATTGGATCTAACCCTTCCGTTCAAAACCAGCCCCTTTTATCCGTTCATAATTTAAAAAAACGGTTTCCTGTCAAAGAGGGGGGGTTCGGGCAGCAAAAAAAGTGGATCCATGCCGTCGATGGGGTCTCTTTAAGCCTCCAGCGTGGAGAGGTATTAGGGTTAGTCGGTGAAAGCGGATGCGGGAAATCCACCTTGGGAAGATTAATTCTTCGATTAATGGATCCGACAGAAGGGAAGATCGTTTTTCAAGGGGAGGATATTACCCACCTCTCCCAGCGGAATTTAAAGAAATTTCGAAAAAAAATTCAGATTATCTTTCAAGATCCTTATGCCTCTCTCAATCCGAGAATGACCATTGGGCAAATTCTCGAAGAACCCCTCATGGTTCACGGGTTGGGAAATCGGCAAGAACGCAAGAATCAAGTGGTGCAACTTTTAGAAAAAGTGGGCCTTTCTCCCGATGCACAAATGCGTTATCCCCATGAATTCAGCGGAGGACAAAGACAGCGTATAGGAATAGCTCGGGCTTTATCTCTCAAGCCGGAGCTTATCGTAGCTGACGAACCCGTTTCTTCTCTGGATGTCTCCATCCAAGCCCAAGTCATTAATCTTTTGCAGGATCTCCAAGAGGAATTTCATCTTTCCCTTCTGTTCATCGCTCATGACCTCAATATGGTTCGCCACATGAGTGATCAGGTCGCAGTCATGTATCTGGGCCGAATTGTTGAAATGGCAACCGCCAAGGACCTGTATACCCGTCCACAACATCCCTATACCCAGGCCTTATTGAATTCGATCCCTCAGGCCGATCCAAAAGTTAAAAGAAACAGAAACCTTTTGGAGGGAGACCTTCCCAGTCCCATCGATCTTCCCAAAGGTTGCCGATTTTATTCTCGTTGCCAGAAGCGAATTCCAGAATGTTTAAAAGAAGACCCCCCTCTTGAAGAAGGTCCCCAAAACCATTTCACGGCTTGTATTTTGGTTTAA
- a CDS encoding ABC transporter ATP-binding protein → MVGPILQVENLVTEFSTPSGTLKAVEGVNFKIEKGKVLGIVGESGCGKSVTALSIMRLLPLPFAKIKDGKILFKGENLLTRSEKDMQKIRGKHIAMVFQEPMTSLNPVFTIGTQISEMVRLHLQLNRSDAKHRTIELLQRVGIPAPERRVDEYPHQLSGGMRQRVMIAMAISCNPDLIIADEPTTALDVTIQAQILALLQDLRTQIGMAMILISHDLGVIAEVAEEVVIMYAGRIVEQAKTEDLFAIPRHPYTKGLLDSLPRFEQGEVKTRLRTIKGSVPKLTDLPSGCKFSTRCQWVMDRCHTEEPGLLKQAPQHFSRCWLEEPPK, encoded by the coding sequence GTGGTAGGCCCCATCTTACAGGTTGAAAACCTGGTCACTGAATTCTCCACCCCATCGGGAACCCTCAAAGCCGTTGAGGGCGTCAATTTTAAAATAGAAAAGGGAAAAGTTTTAGGAATTGTCGGAGAGTCTGGCTGTGGAAAAAGCGTCACTGCTTTATCCATCATGCGGTTGCTTCCACTTCCTTTTGCAAAAATCAAAGATGGGAAAATTCTATTTAAAGGGGAAAACCTTCTAACACGCTCTGAAAAAGATATGCAAAAAATAAGAGGGAAGCACATTGCCATGGTATTTCAGGAACCCATGACATCTTTAAACCCCGTTTTTACCATTGGCACCCAAATTTCAGAAATGGTGAGACTTCACCTCCAACTCAATCGTTCCGATGCAAAACACAGAACCATTGAACTCCTCCAACGAGTTGGAATTCCTGCACCAGAACGCCGGGTGGATGAGTACCCCCATCAGCTTAGCGGGGGAATGCGACAAAGGGTCATGATTGCAATGGCCATCTCATGTAACCCGGACCTCATTATTGCCGATGAACCTACCACCGCCTTAGATGTCACCATACAGGCTCAAATTTTAGCCCTCCTACAAGATCTTCGAACCCAAATTGGGATGGCAATGATTCTTATTTCCCATGATCTGGGCGTCATTGCAGAGGTTGCCGAGGAGGTGGTCATTATGTATGCAGGACGGATCGTGGAACAGGCCAAAACAGAAGATCTTTTCGCAATACCAAGACACCCTTATACAAAGGGCCTTTTAGATTCTCTTCCCCGGTTCGAACAAGGAGAAGTAAAAACCCGTCTTCGTACCATAAAAGGGTCTGTTCCCAAACTAACCGATCTTCCCTCTGGGTGTAAATTTTCCACCAGGTGCCAATGGGTGATGGACCGCTGCCATACCGAAGAACCAGGCCTTTTAAAACAGGCCCCCCAACATTTTTCTCGATGCTGGTTGGAGGAACCGCCCAAATGA
- a CDS encoding tetratricopeptide repeat protein, producing MDENFEHLYQQGRRLFEEGRFDRAEPIFKNLIEQSPKRFADVYNKLGIIFHQRGEWERASLFFKKALEINPKYTEASLNLAVTYNDLGRYEDANEIFGKAAQVVKSEPVPIDPFIQGKLANEHALLGDQYYDLSRYDEALDEYRKALNLRPTFVDIITKIGVTLREKGQFDEAIRVLMRAKELNPNYSQALIHLGVTYYMKGFIDLAMEEWGKVQDINPESREAKVYLSLAKRETV from the coding sequence ATGGATGAGAATTTCGAACATCTCTACCAACAAGGCCGACGTCTTTTTGAAGAGGGGCGATTTGATCGCGCAGAACCCATCTTTAAAAACCTCATTGAACAAAGCCCAAAAAGGTTTGCAGATGTCTACAATAAATTGGGCATTATCTTCCATCAGAGGGGCGAATGGGAACGGGCCAGCCTTTTTTTTAAAAAGGCCTTGGAGATTAACCCTAAATACACCGAGGCCTCTTTAAATCTGGCCGTCACCTATAATGACCTGGGTCGTTATGAAGATGCAAACGAAATTTTTGGAAAAGCCGCTCAAGTGGTAAAATCAGAACCGGTTCCCATTGACCCTTTTATTCAAGGCAAATTAGCCAATGAACATGCTCTCCTCGGAGACCAATATTACGATTTAAGCCGGTATGATGAAGCGCTGGATGAATATCGCAAAGCTCTTAATCTTCGGCCCACTTTTGTTGATATTATCACAAAAATCGGTGTCACATTAAGGGAAAAAGGACAGTTTGACGAAGCGATTCGTGTATTAATGAGAGCAAAAGAACTAAACCCCAATTACTCCCAAGCACTGATTCACTTGGGGGTCACATATTACATGAAAGGTTTTATAGATTTGGCTATGGAAGAATGGGGAAAAGTACAAGACATCAATCCCGAAAGTCGAGAAGCGAAAGTCTATCTCTCCTTAGCCAAACGAGAAACCGTATAA
- the yihA gene encoding ribosome biogenesis GTP-binding protein YihA/YsxC, which yields MDVAFYEWFKLMKIQTAQFIKSCQHLSDCPHDRIPEVAFVGRSNVGKSSLLNVLLHRKNLAKVSSSPGKTRLINFFRINEQFYLVDLPGYGFAKIPKTEQIKWKSFVEKYLIHRSNLKGVVHLVDARVGATEKDIAMKQWLEEYSKPYVLVATKVDKVSRGKRSVCFQDLNRTLLLPLHQGVVPFSSKTGEGLSPLWKKIFELLFSS from the coding sequence TTGGACGTTGCGTTTTACGAATGGTTTAAACTCATGAAAATCCAGACTGCTCAGTTCATCAAAAGTTGTCAGCATTTGTCAGATTGTCCCCATGATCGGATTCCAGAAGTGGCTTTTGTGGGACGTTCTAATGTTGGAAAATCTTCTCTTTTGAATGTTCTTCTTCACAGGAAAAATTTGGCCAAGGTGAGCTCTTCTCCAGGAAAAACCCGATTAATCAACTTTTTTAGAATCAATGAACAGTTCTATTTAGTGGACCTTCCGGGGTATGGGTTTGCGAAAATTCCAAAAACGGAACAGATAAAATGGAAATCATTTGTGGAAAAATATCTCATCCACCGGTCTAATTTAAAGGGGGTTGTGCATTTGGTGGATGCACGGGTGGGGGCCACCGAAAAAGATATTGCCATGAAGCAATGGCTGGAGGAATATTCAAAACCCTATGTTTTGGTTGCTACCAAGGTGGATAAGGTTTCTAGGGGAAAGCGTTCAGTCTGTTTTCAGGATTTGAATCGAACCCTTTTATTGCCTCTCCATCAAGGGGTGGTTCCGTTTTCATCAAAAACAGGAGAAGGCCTTTCTCCCCTTTGGAAAAAAATTTTTGAACTTCTCTTTTCTTCCTAA
- a CDS encoding tetratricopeptide repeat protein — protein sequence MKALLWSAITFLFLIFPQTGVFGEDLFDTQASNKHFQNGLNLYYQKQFVSAIQEFKTAISINPENVKAHYYLGYTFYKMGDFTAAFKRFETAYQINRAYTPIPPEQPFPLPQSPMGNPQG from the coding sequence ATGAAGGCCTTACTTTGGAGTGCAATCACCTTTCTTTTCCTCATCTTTCCCCAAACGGGTGTTTTCGGGGAAGATCTATTTGATACACAGGCCTCCAATAAACATTTTCAAAACGGCTTGAATCTTTACTATCAAAAACAATTTGTGTCTGCTATTCAAGAATTTAAAACCGCTATTTCAATTAATCCCGAAAATGTAAAAGCCCATTATTATTTGGGGTATACTTTTTACAAAATGGGAGATTTTACAGCGGCCTTTAAAAGGTTTGAAACGGCCTACCAAATTAACAGGGCCTATACCCCCATTCCCCCGGAACAACCCTTTCCCTTACCGCAATCTCCTATGGGAAATCCTCAAGGGTAA
- a CDS encoding peptidylprolyl isomerase codes for MASGFKIGQFYQYQPFGPQNRNVKKMKTLNRILPLKFPKTLLTFFILFFAIWKGPEYAQGEPLLIDRIVAVVNQEVITLSELQESAMLAYRQKSLSKTGEEQDPLDQNSLRVILEKEIDKRLQLQEARKKGIFLSETELETALGDIKARNGFVSNEIFAQALAKESLTLEQYKNDLRDQLTILKLVNREISSSMTLEEEKLKEFYEQNQHLFAGSPRIQVRQILLKIGSPEESQEKMKLAEKIVEQIHQGSDFIDMVDQYSEGPEKTRGGDLGYFKSGELMSPLNETAFSLSVGEVSTPIQSSLGIHILQISKNETDPYKPFEEVKGELGEKLIQIKSEEFHHDWLRELRLHAHVAIKF; via the coding sequence ATGGCTTCAGGATTTAAAATCGGCCAGTTCTATCAATATCAACCTTTCGGTCCTCAAAACAGAAACGTGAAAAAAATGAAAACCCTAAACCGGATATTGCCTCTGAAATTTCCAAAAACGTTACTAACATTTTTTATTCTGTTTTTTGCCATTTGGAAGGGGCCGGAATATGCTCAGGGAGAACCCCTTTTAATTGATCGAATTGTTGCGGTTGTCAACCAGGAGGTCATTACGCTTTCCGAACTTCAGGAAAGCGCTATGTTGGCCTATCGGCAAAAAAGCCTCTCTAAAACAGGTGAGGAACAGGATCCACTGGACCAAAATTCGTTGCGTGTTATTTTGGAAAAAGAAATTGACAAGAGGTTACAACTTCAGGAAGCACGGAAAAAAGGTATTTTTTTATCGGAAACGGAGTTGGAAACCGCATTGGGGGATATTAAAGCCAGAAACGGTTTCGTCAGCAATGAAATTTTCGCCCAAGCACTGGCAAAAGAATCTCTCACCTTGGAGCAATACAAAAATGACCTTCGGGATCAATTAACCATCCTAAAACTGGTCAATCGTGAAATTTCCTCCAGTATGACGCTGGAGGAAGAAAAACTGAAGGAATTCTATGAACAAAACCAGCATCTATTTGCCGGCTCCCCCCGCATTCAGGTTCGCCAAATTCTCTTGAAAATAGGGAGCCCCGAAGAATCCCAAGAAAAAATGAAACTTGCGGAAAAAATTGTTGAACAGATTCACCAAGGATCAGATTTTATTGATATGGTTGACCAATACTCCGAAGGCCCCGAGAAAACACGGGGTGGGGATTTGGGTTATTTCAAATCGGGAGAATTAATGTCCCCTTTAAATGAAACGGCCTTCTCTCTTTCTGTTGGGGAGGTCAGCACACCCATCCAAAGCTCCTTGGGAATTCATATCCTCCAAATATCTAAAAACGAAACTGATCCATACAAACCCTTTGAAGAGGTGAAGGGAGAACTCGGAGAGAAACTCATCCAGATAAAATCAGAGGAATTCCACCATGACTGGCTACGGGAACTGAGACTCCACGCCCATGTGGCCATTAAATTCTAA
- a CDS encoding peptidyl-prolyl cis-trans isomerase — protein sequence MSRISLLLFSRFLKISRSTFHFWKRVYPVFFLFLSLNTWGCETANQKEIPSPILATVNQDSITVKEFNNYLRNQSLHPGSGKEFQTPMELVEALIEELIEHHLLLQEAHRQQKTVSDSELNEAVKAIKDDYAPQEFETLLQEEGITLLEWENQMREDLLVKKILSLNIDQKILISEEEVKNYYEKHKKDFVMPEQVKARHIVTAQEEEAKEIRQALLQGESFESLAREKSISPDREMGGDLGLFKKGEMPKDFDVVFSLKESAISPMVKTPYGFHLFQVEKKFPSRTLSFEEVQLQIQDLLFQIKREGLYEEWLQDLKSASSININLSVLKTET from the coding sequence ATGAGCCGAATTTCTCTTCTTCTTTTTAGCCGATTTTTAAAAATTTCCCGTTCCACATTTCATTTCTGGAAAAGGGTCTATCCTGTTTTTTTCCTGTTCCTCTCTTTGAATACCTGGGGTTGTGAAACTGCCAATCAAAAAGAAATCCCTTCGCCAATCCTGGCAACCGTAAACCAGGACTCCATAACCGTCAAAGAATTCAACAATTATCTTCGTAACCAATCCCTTCACCCTGGATCGGGAAAAGAATTTCAAACCCCAATGGAATTGGTGGAGGCCCTGATTGAGGAATTAATTGAACATCATCTCCTGCTTCAAGAGGCTCACCGACAGCAAAAAACGGTAAGCGATTCCGAATTAAATGAGGCCGTTAAAGCAATCAAGGACGATTATGCTCCCCAGGAATTCGAAACCCTTTTACAGGAAGAAGGAATAACCCTTTTGGAATGGGAAAACCAAATGCGGGAGGATCTCCTCGTTAAAAAAATTCTCTCCTTGAATATTGATCAAAAGATTTTGATTAGCGAAGAAGAGGTAAAAAATTATTATGAAAAACATAAGAAAGATTTTGTAATGCCCGAACAGGTAAAAGCCAGGCATATAGTCACCGCACAGGAAGAGGAAGCTAAAGAGATTCGTCAAGCACTTCTGCAAGGGGAATCGTTCGAATCGCTGGCCCGAGAAAAATCGATTAGTCCGGATCGGGAAATGGGAGGAGACCTTGGACTTTTCAAAAAAGGAGAAATGCCAAAAGATTTTGATGTGGTCTTCTCCCTCAAGGAATCGGCCATAAGCCCAATGGTTAAAACCCCCTATGGTTTTCATCTTTTTCAGGTTGAAAAAAAGTTTCCTTCAAGGACATTATCCTTTGAAGAAGTTCAGCTGCAAATTCAAGATCTTCTTTTTCAAATAAAAAGGGAGGGACTTTACGAAGAATGGCTTCAGGATTTAAAATCGGCCAGTTCTATCAATATCAACCTTTCGGTCCTCAAAACAGAAACGTGA